The Burkholderia pyrrocinia genome has a segment encoding these proteins:
- the rpmG gene encoding 50S ribosomal protein L33, with the protein MAKGARDKIKLESTAGTGHFYTTTKNKRNMPEKMAIKKFDPVVRKHVEYKETKIK; encoded by the coding sequence ATGGCAAAAGGCGCCCGCGACAAGATCAAGCTTGAGTCGACCGCTGGTACGGGTCACTTCTACACGACCACGAAGAACAAGCGCAACATGCCGGAAAAGATGGCGATCAAGAAGTTCGATCCCGTCGTCCGCAAGCATGTGGAATACAAAGAAACCAAGATCAAGTAA
- a CDS encoding acetylornithine transaminase → MPLNDYPIDSLMYITNRPDIVFTHGKGSWLYDHTGKRYLDFIQGWAVNSLGHCNDGVVEALKKQAETLLNPSPAFYNEPMAKLAALLTQHSVFDKVFFTNSGAEANEGAIKLARKWGRKFRNGAYEIITFDHSFHGRTLATMSASGKPGWDTIYAPQVPGFPKAELNNINSVEKLITDKTVAVMLEPIQGEGGVIPATREFMRELRALTKQHNLLLIVDEVQSGCGRAGTLFAYELADIEPDIMTLGKGIGSGVPLAALLSKADVAVFEAGDQGGTYNGNPLMTAAGYSVISQLVAPGFLEGVRARGEYLKRKLLELSEERGFEGERGEGLLRALLLGKDIGPQIVEKARDMQPDGLLLNAARPNLLRFMPALNVTTEEIDQMMAMLRSILDTL, encoded by the coding sequence ATGCCCTTGAACGATTACCCGATCGACTCGCTGATGTACATCACGAACCGCCCCGACATCGTGTTTACGCACGGCAAGGGTTCGTGGCTCTACGATCACACGGGCAAGCGCTATCTGGACTTCATCCAGGGCTGGGCCGTCAACAGCCTCGGCCACTGCAACGACGGCGTCGTCGAAGCGCTGAAGAAGCAGGCGGAAACGCTGCTGAACCCGTCGCCGGCGTTCTACAACGAACCGATGGCGAAACTCGCGGCCCTGCTCACGCAGCACAGCGTGTTCGACAAGGTGTTCTTCACGAACAGCGGCGCCGAGGCGAACGAAGGCGCGATCAAGCTCGCGCGCAAGTGGGGCCGCAAGTTCCGCAACGGCGCGTACGAGATCATCACGTTCGACCACAGCTTCCACGGCCGCACGCTCGCGACGATGTCGGCCAGCGGCAAGCCGGGCTGGGACACGATCTACGCGCCGCAGGTGCCGGGTTTCCCGAAGGCCGAGCTGAACAACATCAACTCGGTCGAGAAGCTGATCACCGACAAGACCGTCGCCGTGATGCTCGAACCGATCCAGGGCGAAGGCGGCGTGATCCCGGCAACGCGCGAGTTCATGCGCGAACTGCGCGCGCTGACGAAGCAGCACAACCTGCTGCTGATCGTCGACGAAGTGCAGAGCGGCTGCGGCCGCGCGGGTACGCTGTTCGCGTACGAGCTCGCCGACATCGAGCCGGACATCATGACGCTCGGCAAGGGCATCGGCAGCGGCGTGCCGCTCGCGGCGCTGCTGTCGAAGGCCGACGTCGCGGTGTTCGAGGCCGGCGACCAGGGCGGCACGTACAACGGCAACCCGCTGATGACGGCGGCCGGCTATTCGGTGATCTCGCAGCTCGTCGCGCCCGGCTTCCTCGAAGGCGTGCGTGCACGCGGCGAATACCTGAAGCGCAAGCTGCTCGAGCTGTCGGAAGAACGCGGCTTCGAAGGCGAACGCGGAGAAGGCCTGCTGCGTGCGCTGCTGCTCGGCAAGGACATCGGCCCGCAGATCGTCGAGAAGGCGCGCGACATGCAGCCCGACGGCCTGCTGCTGAACGCCGCGCGGCCGAACCTGCTGCGCTTCATGCCCGCGCTGAACGTGACGACCGAAGAGATCGACCAGATGATGGCGATGCTGCGGTCGATCCTCGACACGCTCTAA
- the radC gene encoding RadC family protein produces MLSPCLALPPAECRDTADEPADPPGRVLPIRRRKRRPGDWRPERPRERLLERGPAALTDDELIALLLGTGKPGHDVFASARALVKQFGTLRGLLEATTDDFEAHPGIGPARSTRLAAVTEIARRMLKEKARERTQIDSPAAVEDYLRLKIGTHPCEVFVAVYLDARNRLIDTEEITRGTLTRMAVYPREIVRRAMMQNAAALIVAHNHPSGAVQPSAEDRRLTRVLRDALELVDVRLLDHVVVGTSDTFSFARAGWL; encoded by the coding sequence ATGCTGTCACCCTGCCTCGCCCTGCCGCCGGCCGAATGCCGCGACACCGCCGACGAGCCGGCCGATCCGCCCGGCCGCGTCCTCCCGATCCGCCGGCGCAAGCGCCGCCCGGGCGACTGGCGGCCCGAGCGGCCGCGCGAGCGATTGCTGGAGCGCGGCCCGGCCGCGCTGACCGACGACGAACTGATCGCGCTGCTGCTCGGCACCGGCAAGCCCGGGCACGACGTATTCGCCAGCGCCCGCGCGTTGGTCAAGCAGTTCGGAACGTTGCGCGGGCTGCTCGAGGCGACGACCGACGATTTCGAGGCGCACCCCGGCATCGGCCCCGCGCGCTCCACGCGGCTGGCCGCGGTTACCGAGATCGCGCGACGCATGCTGAAGGAGAAAGCACGCGAGCGGACGCAAATCGATTCGCCCGCCGCGGTCGAGGATTATCTGCGGCTGAAGATCGGCACGCACCCGTGCGAAGTGTTCGTCGCGGTGTACCTCGACGCCCGCAACCGTTTGATCGACACGGAGGAAATCACGCGCGGCACGCTGACGCGCATGGCCGTCTACCCGCGCGAAATCGTGCGCCGCGCGATGATGCAGAACGCCGCGGCGCTGATCGTCGCACACAACCATCCGTCGGGTGCGGTACAGCCGAGCGCGGAGGATCGCCGCCTGACCCGCGTGCTGCGCGACGCGCTCGAACTCGTCGACGTGCGGCTGCTCGATCACGTCGTCGTCGGCACCAGCGACACTTTTTCGTTCGCACGTGCCGGTTGGCTGTAG
- a CDS encoding GNAT family acetyltransferase → MDAAADAVAIRPFERADTDAVLAVWRDAFPQYDEAGAPPHRDPLRSIELKLATQPELFFVATSGARVVGTLMAGFDGHRGWLYSFGVASDARRLGVGRALIAHAESALAARGCLKINLQVLPGNDDACRFYAALGYRVEERISFGKTLPAA, encoded by the coding sequence ATGGATGCCGCCGCCGATGCTGTCGCTATCCGCCCGTTCGAACGCGCCGACACCGATGCCGTGCTCGCGGTATGGCGCGACGCGTTCCCGCAGTACGACGAAGCCGGTGCGCCGCCGCACCGCGATCCGCTGCGATCGATCGAGCTGAAGCTCGCGACGCAGCCGGAACTGTTCTTCGTCGCGACCAGCGGTGCGCGCGTCGTCGGCACGTTGATGGCGGGTTTCGACGGACATCGCGGCTGGCTCTACTCGTTCGGCGTCGCGAGCGACGCGCGACGGCTCGGCGTCGGCCGCGCGCTGATCGCACACGCGGAAAGCGCGCTCGCCGCGCGCGGCTGCCTGAAGATCAACCTGCAGGTGCTGCCCGGCAACGACGACGCGTGCCGCTTCTATGCGGCGCTCGGCTACCGCGTCGAGGAGCGCATCTCGTTCGGCAAGACGCTGCCGGCCGCGTGA
- a CDS encoding ABC transporter permease subunit encodes MTSIQPIESSTSLVEERNTTKTVVIGILTAAFVIAAPIIIGSAGGNYWVRVLDFAMLYVMLALGLNVVVGFAGLLDLGYIAFYAVGAYTAALLSSPHLTSQFEWIAALAPGGLHIPFLIIVPIAMALAATFGILLGAPTLRLRGDYLAIVTLGFGEIVRIFMNNLDRPVNITNGPKGITGIDPVHVGGFNLSQTHSLFGLQLPSVYMYYYLFVLCSLLVIWTCTRLQHSRIGRAWAAIREDEIAAKAMGINTRNVKLLAFAMGASFGGLSGAMFGSFQGFVSPESFTFWESIVVLACVVLGGMGHIPGVILGAVLLAIFPEFLRSTMSPLQHALFGHDIVDTEVIRQALYGLAMVIIMLYRSEGLWPAPKHEDKIAKLAKRASKKPLRA; translated from the coding sequence ATGACATCCATTCAACCGATCGAATCCTCGACGTCGCTCGTCGAAGAGCGCAACACCACCAAGACCGTCGTCATCGGCATCCTGACCGCTGCGTTCGTGATCGCCGCGCCGATCATCATCGGCTCGGCCGGCGGCAACTACTGGGTCCGCGTGCTCGACTTCGCGATGCTGTACGTGATGCTCGCGCTCGGCCTGAACGTGGTGGTCGGCTTCGCCGGCCTGCTCGACCTCGGCTACATCGCGTTCTACGCGGTGGGCGCGTACACGGCGGCGCTGCTGTCTTCGCCGCACCTGACCTCGCAGTTCGAGTGGATCGCGGCCCTCGCGCCCGGCGGGTTGCATATCCCGTTCCTGATCATCGTGCCGATCGCGATGGCGCTGGCGGCGACCTTCGGGATCCTGCTCGGCGCGCCGACGCTGCGACTGCGCGGCGACTACTTGGCGATCGTCACGCTGGGCTTCGGTGAAATCGTCCGGATCTTCATGAACAACCTCGACCGTCCGGTGAACATCACCAACGGCCCGAAGGGGATCACGGGCATCGATCCGGTGCACGTCGGCGGCTTCAACCTGTCGCAGACGCACTCGCTGTTCGGCCTCCAGCTGCCGTCGGTCTACATGTACTACTACCTGTTCGTGCTGTGCTCGCTGCTGGTGATCTGGACGTGTACGCGCCTGCAGCACTCGCGTATCGGCCGCGCATGGGCGGCAATCCGCGAGGACGAGATCGCGGCGAAGGCGATGGGCATCAACACCCGCAACGTGAAGCTGCTCGCGTTTGCGATGGGCGCATCGTTCGGCGGCCTGTCGGGCGCGATGTTCGGTTCGTTCCAGGGCTTCGTGTCGCCGGAATCGTTCACGTTCTGGGAATCGATCGTCGTGCTGGCGTGCGTGGTGCTCGGCGGCATGGGCCACATCCCGGGCGTGATCCTGGGTGCGGTGCTGCTCGCGATCTTCCCGGAATTCCTGCGCTCGACGATGAGCCCGCTGCAGCATGCGCTGTTCGGTCATGACATCGTCGATACGGAAGTGATCCGCCAGGCGCTGTACGGCCTCGCGATGGTGATCATCATGCTGTACCGCTCGGAAGGCCTGTGGCCCGCGCCGAAGCATGAGGACAAGATCGCGAAACTGGCGAAGCGCGCCAGCAAGAAGCCGTTGCGCGCGTAA
- a CDS encoding FKBP-type peptidyl-prolyl cis-trans isomerase, which produces MSLIDLSEVKPGSHVTLHYRLALADGADIVNTFTDKPATLLLGAGQLAPSLEQILLGLRVGDHSTFQLTPEQGFGPRNPDMLQRVTLSTLRENGMVGDDFTPGELIEFNAPDGGRYAGVLKEVSETSALFDFNHPLAGQALTFEVKIIGIL; this is translated from the coding sequence ATGAGCCTCATCGATCTATCCGAAGTGAAGCCCGGTTCCCACGTCACGTTGCATTACCGGCTGGCACTGGCCGACGGCGCCGACATCGTCAACACCTTCACCGACAAGCCCGCCACGCTGCTGCTCGGCGCGGGGCAACTGGCGCCGTCGCTGGAACAGATTCTGCTCGGGCTCAGGGTTGGAGACCACTCGACTTTTCAGCTAACCCCCGAACAGGGGTTCGGTCCCCGGAATCCCGACATGCTCCAGCGCGTGACGCTGTCGACGCTGCGCGAGAACGGGATGGTCGGCGACGATTTCACGCCGGGCGAGCTGATCGAGTTCAACGCGCCGGACGGCGGCCGGTATGCGGGGGTGCTGAAGGAAGTCAGCGAAACCTCGGCGCTGTTCGACTTCAATCATCCGCTCGCGGGCCAAGCGCTCACGTTCGAAGTGAAAATCATCGGAATCCTGTAA
- the ispH gene encoding 4-hydroxy-3-methylbut-2-enyl diphosphate reductase has product MSTTDTLSGQTVAADAEILLAQPRGFCAGVDRAIEIVERAIAMHGAPIYVRHEIVHNKYVVEDLKKKGAIFVEELEEVPAGNTVIFSAHGVSKAVRDEADVRGLRIYDATCPLVTKVHVEVAKMRQDGVDIVMIGHKGHPEVEGTMGQVERGMHLVESVEDVQKLELADPERIALVTQTTLSVDDAAEIIAALKAKYPRIREPKKQDICYATQNRQDAVKFMAPQCDVVIVVGSPNSSNSSRLREVAEKRGVDAYMVDAPDQIDPAWVAGKRRIGVTAGASAPEVLAQAVIARLRELGVRNVRALDGIEENVSFPLPRGLNLPPAA; this is encoded by the coding sequence ATGAGCACCACCGATACGCTGTCCGGGCAGACCGTCGCCGCCGATGCCGAAATCCTGCTGGCCCAGCCGCGCGGCTTCTGCGCAGGCGTCGACCGCGCGATCGAGATCGTCGAGCGCGCGATCGCGATGCACGGTGCGCCGATCTACGTCCGCCACGAAATCGTCCACAACAAGTACGTGGTCGAGGATCTGAAAAAGAAAGGCGCGATCTTCGTCGAGGAACTCGAGGAAGTGCCGGCCGGCAACACCGTGATCTTCAGCGCGCACGGCGTGTCGAAGGCCGTGCGCGACGAGGCCGACGTGCGCGGGTTGCGCATTTACGACGCAACCTGTCCGCTCGTCACGAAGGTGCACGTCGAGGTGGCGAAGATGCGCCAGGACGGCGTCGATATCGTGATGATCGGGCACAAGGGCCACCCGGAAGTCGAAGGCACGATGGGGCAGGTCGAGCGCGGCATGCATCTCGTCGAGAGCGTCGAGGACGTGCAGAAGCTCGAGCTCGCCGATCCCGAGCGCATTGCGCTCGTCACGCAGACGACGCTGTCCGTCGACGACGCGGCCGAGATCATCGCGGCGCTGAAGGCGAAGTATCCGAGGATCCGCGAGCCGAAGAAGCAGGACATCTGCTACGCGACGCAGAACCGCCAGGATGCGGTGAAGTTCATGGCGCCGCAGTGCGATGTCGTGATCGTTGTCGGCAGCCCGAACAGCTCGAATTCGAGCCGCCTGCGCGAAGTGGCCGAGAAGCGCGGTGTGGACGCGTACATGGTCGATGCGCCCGACCAGATCGATCCGGCATGGGTCGCAGGCAAGCGCCGAATCGGCGTGACGGCCGGCGCGTCGGCCCCCGAAGTGCTCGCCCAGGCCGTGATCGCGCGGCTGCGGGAGCTCGGCGTGCGCAACGTCCGCGCGCTCGACGGCATCGAGGAAAACGTGTCGTTTCCGCTGCCGCGCGGGTTGAACCTGCCGCCCGCTGCCTGA
- a CDS encoding DUF2278 family protein — protein MSLDYGFVKAKVTSVAQLKGSPHGSEIQYHIHLTLALPGGDWDVAINVGTSDADDLLNYKLVYDFHHPVTQTLAAAAEGYTDLTGQAALPALDYLRSDILNETGAWRASAVMDGTENPEPIPSLLRLVSAAQSQGLDVVVFGRTYAEGDGIHDTHMNQGSTGPNYLHRAGDDHNDHNDVWQDGALIVRVSDTQWAAYFAAFEQQAVPTDALGNPLPGAGPITR, from the coding sequence ATGAGTCTGGACTACGGTTTCGTGAAGGCGAAGGTGACATCGGTGGCGCAGCTGAAGGGCTCGCCGCACGGCAGCGAGATCCAGTACCACATCCACCTGACGCTGGCGCTGCCGGGAGGCGACTGGGATGTCGCGATCAACGTCGGCACCAGCGATGCGGACGACTTGCTGAACTACAAGCTCGTCTACGATTTCCACCATCCCGTCACGCAGACGCTCGCGGCCGCGGCGGAAGGCTACACCGACCTCACGGGGCAGGCCGCGCTGCCCGCGCTCGACTACCTGCGCAGCGACATCCTGAACGAGACCGGCGCGTGGCGCGCGAGCGCGGTGATGGACGGCACCGAGAACCCGGAGCCGATCCCGTCGCTGCTGCGGCTCGTCAGTGCCGCGCAGTCGCAGGGCCTCGACGTCGTCGTGTTCGGCCGTACGTATGCGGAAGGCGACGGCATTCACGACACGCACATGAACCAGGGCTCGACAGGCCCGAACTACCTGCATCGCGCAGGCGACGACCATAACGACCACAACGACGTCTGGCAGGACGGCGCGCTGATCGTGCGGGTGAGCGATACGCAGTGGGCCGCGTATTTCGCGGCGTTCGAACAGCAGGCCGTGCCGACCGACGCGCTCGGCAATCCGCTGCCGGGCGCGGGGCCGATCACGCGCTGA
- a CDS encoding branched-chain amino acid ABC transporter permease, producing the protein MDIFVQQVLNGLVLGSVYAIIALGYTMVYGILGIINFAHGDVLMIGAMVALSAITVLQNHFPGLGNIATLTIALGIAAVVCAFVGFTIERVAYRPLRRAPRLAPLITAIGVSILLQTAAMIIWSRNPLPFPQLLPTDPINVIKATDTTPGAVISVTEIVIIAVAFIVMGGLLLLVHKTKLGRAMRAIAESPNTASLMGVNPNFVISATFMIGSALAALAGVMIASEYGNVHFYMGFIPGMKAFTAAVLGGIGNLGGAMVGGVLLGLIEQLGAGYIGNLTGGVFGSNYQDVFAFIVLIIVLVFRPSGLLGERVADRA; encoded by the coding sequence ATGGATATTTTCGTCCAGCAGGTTCTCAACGGGCTGGTGCTCGGCAGTGTGTACGCCATCATCGCGTTGGGTTACACGATGGTGTACGGCATTCTCGGCATCATCAACTTCGCGCACGGCGACGTGCTGATGATCGGCGCGATGGTCGCGTTGTCGGCCATCACCGTGCTGCAGAACCATTTCCCCGGACTCGGCAACATCGCGACGCTGACGATCGCCCTGGGCATTGCCGCGGTCGTCTGTGCATTCGTCGGCTTCACGATCGAGCGTGTCGCATACCGGCCGCTGCGCCGCGCGCCGCGCCTCGCGCCGCTGATCACCGCGATCGGCGTGTCGATCCTGCTGCAGACGGCTGCGATGATCATCTGGTCGCGCAACCCGCTGCCGTTCCCGCAATTGCTGCCGACCGACCCGATCAACGTGATCAAGGCCACCGACACGACGCCCGGCGCCGTGATCTCGGTGACTGAAATCGTGATCATCGCCGTTGCGTTCATCGTGATGGGCGGCCTGCTGCTGCTCGTGCACAAGACCAAGCTCGGCCGCGCGATGCGTGCGATCGCCGAAAGCCCGAACACCGCGAGCCTGATGGGCGTGAACCCGAACTTCGTGATTTCCGCGACGTTCATGATCGGCTCCGCGCTGGCCGCGCTGGCCGGCGTGATGATCGCGTCCGAATACGGCAACGTGCACTTCTACATGGGCTTCATCCCCGGCATGAAGGCGTTCACGGCGGCGGTGCTCGGCGGGATCGGCAACCTCGGCGGTGCGATGGTCGGCGGCGTGCTGCTCGGCCTGATCGAGCAGCTCGGTGCCGGCTACATCGGCAACCTCACGGGTGGCGTATTCGGCAGTAACTACCAGGACGTGTTCGCCTTCATCGTGCTGATCATCGTGCTGGTGTTCCGTCCGTCGGGCCTGCTGGGCGAACGTGTCGCGGATCGCGCGTAA
- the rpmB gene encoding 50S ribosomal protein L28, whose protein sequence is MARVCQVTGKAPMSGNNVSHANNKTKRRFLPNLQNRRFWVESENRWVRLRVSNAGLRLIDKNGIDSVLADLRARGEA, encoded by the coding sequence ATGGCACGCGTATGCCAAGTAACTGGGAAAGCGCCGATGAGCGGCAACAACGTTTCCCACGCCAACAACAAGACCAAGCGTCGCTTCCTGCCGAACCTGCAAAACCGCCGGTTCTGGGTAGAGAGCGAAAACCGCTGGGTGCGCCTGCGCGTTTCGAACGCCGGCCTGCGCCTGATCGACAAGAACGGCATCGATTCCGTGCTCGCTGACCTGCGCGCACGCGGCGAAGCCTAA
- a CDS encoding amino acid-binding protein, which produces MHVKLAYAVSVAAPVAMLAGCSKKSDDGAGREAAVFAAPPASGVRVAGTGRAAPSACRIAQLGKDKENGARLAIEEINALGLTNDQAAGMQVVSQQAAGRGATTTVRADRRMPAMAPGDAGSVEISPAPFHFDSTNQRVAASGDVVARGLVRTMDSDAVLTNVGRGFRDALPGDAARNPICPDAGLASHRTGKGTDAGQPDDGCLGMLPYDFKEATNTVLDVVTI; this is translated from the coding sequence ATGCATGTGAAGTTGGCTTACGCCGTGTCCGTCGCCGCACCGGTTGCAATGCTTGCCGGTTGCAGCAAAAAGAGCGACGACGGGGCGGGCAGGGAAGCTGCGGTGTTCGCGGCACCGCCGGCCAGCGGCGTGCGCGTCGCCGGAACCGGTCGTGCGGCGCCATCGGCGTGCCGCATCGCGCAATTGGGCAAGGACAAGGAAAACGGGGCACGTTTGGCGATCGAGGAAATCAACGCGCTAGGCCTGACGAACGATCAGGCAGCGGGCATGCAGGTTGTATCGCAACAAGCCGCCGGTCGCGGTGCGACAACGACCGTGCGCGCCGACCGACGGATGCCGGCTATGGCGCCCGGCGATGCGGGCAGCGTGGAGATCTCGCCGGCCCCCTTTCATTTCGATTCGACGAATCAGCGTGTCGCCGCGAGCGGTGATGTCGTGGCGCGCGGCCTGGTTCGTACGATGGATTCCGACGCAGTCCTGACGAATGTCGGGCGCGGCTTTCGCGATGCCTTGCCAGGCGACGCGGCACGGAATCCGATCTGCCCGGATGCGGGGCTTGCCTCGCACCGGACGGGAAAAGGCACGGATGCCGGGCAACCGGACGATGGCTGTCTCGGCATGCTGCCCTACGACTTCAAGGAGGCCACGAACACCGTCCTCGACGTCGTGACGATTTAG
- a CDS encoding ABC transporter ATP-binding protein, translating to MAAAMLKIKGLQVNYGGIQAVKGVDMEVRQGELVTLIGANGAGKTTTMKAITGLKPYSAGDIEYDGKSIKGIPAHELLKRGLAMVPEGRGIFARMSIVENMQMGAYLRNDTEQIKKDVDRMFGFFPRLKERATQLAGTLSGGEQQMLAMSRAILSKPKLLLLDEPSMGLSPIMVEKIFEVVREISKEGITVLLVEQNARLALQAADRAYVMDSGMVTMEGDAKHMLDDPKVRAAYLGE from the coding sequence ATGGCAGCGGCAATGTTGAAAATCAAGGGCTTGCAGGTCAACTACGGCGGCATCCAGGCCGTCAAGGGCGTTGACATGGAAGTCCGTCAGGGCGAGCTCGTGACGCTGATCGGCGCGAACGGCGCAGGCAAGACCACGACGATGAAGGCGATCACGGGTCTCAAGCCGTATTCGGCGGGCGACATCGAGTACGACGGCAAGTCGATCAAGGGCATCCCGGCGCACGAACTGCTCAAGCGCGGCCTCGCGATGGTGCCGGAAGGCCGCGGGATCTTCGCGCGGATGTCGATCGTCGAGAACATGCAGATGGGCGCGTACCTGCGCAACGACACCGAGCAGATCAAGAAGGACGTCGACCGGATGTTCGGCTTCTTCCCGCGCCTGAAGGAGCGGGCGACGCAGCTCGCGGGCACGCTGTCGGGCGGCGAGCAGCAGATGCTGGCGATGTCGCGCGCGATTCTCTCGAAGCCGAAGCTGCTGCTGCTCGACGAGCCGTCGATGGGGCTGTCGCCGATCATGGTCGAGAAGATCTTCGAAGTGGTGCGCGAGATCTCGAAGGAGGGCATCACGGTGCTGCTCGTCGAGCAGAACGCGCGCCTTGCGCTGCAGGCGGCCGACCGTGCCTACGTGATGGATTCGGGCATGGTCACGATGGAAGGCGACGCGAAGCATATGCTCGACGATCCGAAGGTACGTGCAGCGTATCTGGGTGAGTAA
- a CDS encoding ABC transporter ATP-binding protein codes for MSDKQIRLSVQGVNKRFGGLQALSDVGLQIKEGEIYGLIGPNGAGKTTFFNVITGLYTPDSGDFKLDGQNYTPTAVHQVAKAGIARTFQNIRLFGGMTALENVMVGRHVRTKHGLLGAVFQTPAERQEEREIKERAIELLEYVGVLQYADYTSRNLSYGHQRRLEIARALATDPKLLALDEPAAGMNATEKVELTRLLDKIRSDGRTILLIEHDVKLVMGLCNRMTVLDYGKVIAEGLPQDVQKNPKVIEAYLGAGVH; via the coding sequence ATGAGCGACAAGCAAATCCGACTGTCCGTGCAGGGCGTGAACAAACGTTTCGGCGGCCTGCAGGCACTGTCCGACGTCGGCCTGCAGATCAAGGAAGGCGAGATCTACGGTCTGATCGGCCCGAACGGCGCCGGCAAGACGACGTTCTTCAACGTGATCACGGGCCTCTACACGCCGGACTCCGGCGACTTCAAGCTGGACGGCCAGAACTACACGCCGACGGCCGTGCACCAGGTGGCGAAGGCCGGCATCGCGCGCACGTTCCAGAACATTCGCCTGTTCGGCGGGATGACGGCCCTCGAGAACGTGATGGTGGGCCGCCACGTGCGGACCAAGCACGGTCTGCTCGGCGCGGTGTTCCAGACGCCGGCCGAACGCCAGGAAGAGCGCGAGATCAAGGAACGCGCGATCGAGCTGCTCGAATACGTGGGCGTGCTGCAATACGCCGACTACACGTCGCGCAACCTGTCGTACGGCCACCAGCGCCGTCTCGAGATCGCGCGGGCCCTTGCGACCGACCCGAAGCTGCTCGCGCTCGACGAGCCGGCGGCCGGGATGAACGCGACCGAGAAGGTCGAACTCACGCGCCTGCTCGACAAGATCCGCTCGGACGGCCGCACGATTCTCCTGATCGAGCACGACGTGAAGCTCGTGATGGGGCTGTGCAACCGGATGACGGTGCTCGATTACGGCAAGGTGATCGCCGAGGGTCTGCCGCAGGACGTGCAGAAGAATCCGAAGGTGATTGAGGCATATCTCGGCGCAGGGGTGCACTGA